Below is a window of Candidatus Neomarinimicrobiota bacterium DNA.
TATTCCAGACTACGCGGGGGGTGTTCAACTGTGACCAGATCTTCATTATGGGAGTGGACGGCACAAACCAAAGGCTTGTAAGCACGGGCAGCGGCAGGACGACCTGCGGTTTTTTTATGTATGGGAGCAAAAAAATTCTCTACTCTTCAACGCACTCAGCAGGAGCTGAGTGTCCCCCTGAACCCGATTTCTCTCAGGGCTACACCTGGTCGGTATATCCGTCGTATGACATATTCGTCGCAAATGAAGATGGAACGGAGCTTCATAAACTGACCGATGAACCGGGTTATGATGCGGAAGCGACACTGTCGGAGGATGGTCAGAAAATTGTGTTTACTTCAAAGCGAAGCGGCGACCTCGATATCTGGGTGATGAATTCCGATGGAACCGATCCGCGGCAGCTTACAGATAAAATAGGTTATGATGGAGGACCTTTTTTCAATAAGGATGCTTCCAAAATAGTGTATCGGGCATATCACCCTTCGGACTCATCGGAGATTTCAGACTACCAAAACCTACTCGGACAGG
It encodes the following:
- a CDS encoding TolB family protein; this translates as FQTTRGVFNCDQIFIMGVDGTNQRLVSTGSGRTTCGFFMYGSKKILYSSTHSAGAECPPEPDFSQGYTWSVYPSYDIFVANEDGTELHKLTDEPGYDAEATLSEDGQKIVFTSKRSGDLDIWVMNSDGTDPRQLTDKIGYDGGPFFNKDASKIVYRAYHPSDSSEISDYQNLLGQDLIRPGRLELFVMNADGSDKVQITDNGAANFAPYFHPDGSRVIFASNMADPKGRDFDIWMISIDGSGLERVTYNSTFDGFPVFSKDGTKLVFASNRNNKVRGETNIFIADWVE